The genomic stretch AGGTATCTAAACCTAAGGGCAAATAAGTAATTTGATTATTGGTCTCTGGATCAGTGTCTTGAAAAAGATTTTCTGCcagtaaataataataacaaaaggGGGCATTCCGAGAATTGAACTCGGGACCTCTCGCACCCTAAGCGAGAATCATACCACTAGACCAAATGCCCTCATGCCACGTAAGTGCttagattatattattttttcccACTAGGGAACATTTttcaaaacccaaattagattaGGCCacatctaaaaaaaattgacaattatCGACTCAATCACGCATGCAAGTgttacaataacaataataataatgtttgtCTTTTTACGAGTCAAGTGAAGATAAAACATTAGTCAATTATAGAATGATAagtatcttttctattaaaagaTGTGACCTAttatatttctcttttattttatcaagaaaattatacaTACGTCGTCTTTAAAATGTAGATTAAGTAATTGGACCACAATAAATTATGATTCATACCAATAGATCGTGGATTCAATTTCTTGTCATACacaatgagataaaattttcacttgcgatttatctcatttgttaaaatttaggGCACGAGCGACGGACGACCACGCAAGGACGATAATCTCAACTTATCTGCATCCCTATATCCCACTCTCTGATCCAAGAATCTCAATTCAATCACTCATAGAGTTTTTGTTGGGTAATCATGAAAGATATTTTTGTAGAGAATTTTGCTCACTTATTAATAGGTAAAATTATATAAACGGCCAAATTCTAAAAATGTAGACACAAACTCACTTTTAAACTTACATTTTAGAATTCAGTCTTTTCTCTAAATGCTGAGTATTAATTCGATGGTCGAtactccaaaaaaataaaaataagtcttCTAGTAGTGACAAAATCAATATAATACAGGTAGATTCCTAAGTCTGATACTAAAGGAAACATCACAGCCACTGGACAACACCATGCGCATTATTTAGGAAAGAAAATGCTGTACTTAAGAGTCGGATTAGCGCTAAACATAGAGCTAAAACCTCATTAATTAGGGAAATCGCTTGCATGAAGAATGGGCGatcccaatcccaatcccaatccTCCCCATGTTCTGATGTTAGCTTATCCAGCTCAAGGCCATGTTATTCCCATGATGGAGCTTGCTCAAACCCTAGCCAAACGCGGACTCAAGATCACCTTTGTGAACAGCGATCTCGCCCACAAGCGCCTGATCGATGCACTGCCAGATACCGGCGATGCTTTCCCGGAAGAGATCCGTCTGGTTTCGATTCCAGACGGGCTGGAAAAACGGGAAGATCGGAACGTGCCCGGAAAGCTGTCGGCTGCCATATCGCGCGTCATGCCGGGAAAGCTTGAGCAGCTTATTCGAGAGATCGGCGACGAGGTGACGTGTCTTATCGCCGACCAGAGCCTGGGCTGGGGCATGGAAGTTGGGAAGAAGCTGGGCCTTAAGTGTGCGGCATTCCTGCCTGCGGCGGCGGCCATGAGAGTGCTCGGACTCAGCATCCCGAAGCTGATTGAACAAGGGATCGTTAAGGAAGACggttaattcttaatttttgatTCACTGGTTCTGCTGCAACTTAAATTGgttaaaatcaaatcagagaccgATGAGTTGATTTTGCTATTAATTGCAGGAACTCCGGTTAAAAACGAAGTGATTCAGTTGTCGCCGTCCATGCCGGCGATGAAGACGACTGATCTGGTATGGGCCCGTTTCGGCAGCTTGGAGATGCAGAAAGCCATATTTGAGGCAATGGTAATCATAATCTaatctatataataatttaagctTGATGAGACAATAACGACGTTTCTCTCATGAAGGTTAAGAACAATGAAAGTGGGAAATTGGCGGATCGGTTGATCTGCAACTCAACTTACAGCCTTGAGCCAGGAGCGTTTGCCATGGCTCCAGAAATCATACCCATTGGACCGCTTCTGGCGAGAAACCGGCACGGAGATTCAGGCGGCCACTTCTGGCCGGAGGACTCGACGTGCCTAAAATGGCTAGACCGGCAGGCGACGCAGTCAGTGATATATGTCGCGTTTGGGAGCTTGACAACTTTTAACCAAACCCAATTCCAAGAGTTGGCCCTAGGGCTGGAGCTCACCAACAGGCCATTTCTATGGGTGGTTCAGCCGGACATCACAGATCGAACCAAAGACTGGTACCCGGAAGGATTTTTAGACCGAGTACGGACTCGGGGGAAGATGTCGGGGTGGGCACCTCAACAGAAGGTCCTAAGCCACCCCTCAGTGGCTTGCTTTGTGAGTCACTGTGGATGGAACTCTGTCATGGAAGGGGTGAGCAATGGAGTCCCCTTCTTGTGCTGGCCGTACTTTGCTGATCAGTTCATCAACCAGACCTATGTGTGTGATGTTTGGATGGTGGGGTTGGGATTTGAGAGAGACGAATGGGGAATCGTCAGAGGAGAAGAAATTCAGCACAAGGTGGAGAAACTGCTTGGCCATACTGTGTTTAGAGAAAGGGTTCTGCAACTCAAGGAGGAAACCATGGCTAGCATTGCTGAAGGTGGCTGCTCCAACAGCAATTTTAACAGTTTCCTGGAATGGATTGAGGCTTAAAATCTTCATTATGTGCTGCTTAATTACTGCTGCTAACCAAGTTCTCATGAAATTTGACCAGAGAAAGCCACTGCTTAATCCCATCAAATTAGTGTAATCATGTTGGCCACCAAATCCtttatcaaattatatatatatatgtatgtattctGAAATATCATAAGAAATTGCATCTTCACCTTGTTTTTTTTCATATGGAATGTAACAAGTTTTCTGGATGCTACATTTCATTATTACTATCAATTTTGGCAGCATTTATAGTTTAACTGTATTATTAAGAGCAATGGGTCCATCTCATCTTATCatcattttatgttttttattttaattattttttttaaaacaaaaattgttgAGTAGTCAAATGTGAAACGGATACCTACTAAAAGCATCTTAGTAAACTCACCCCAAAGATGAGTGCCCTTCTATTCTGAGTCTTAGGTAACACAATTGAGATAATGACGGGTTCTCATTTCTTACGAGATGAAACgataaaagttttgaaaatttaaaaaaaaaattatattatattattaaaaataatgggTTCATTTCATCTTATCATCATTAAGTGCGGAGTTGATAACTCTCGAAAGTATTTAAGTATTAAACCTACCCCAAGATAAGTGTTCTTTTAGTTATTCCGACTTCTCTAGAACCTTCGATAATATAGTCGAGACAATGATGAGTTCTTTGATCCTGCGAGATGAAGTGAtacaaattttgagaatttgatagaagaaaaacttttgatatgttattttaatttttttaaaagaaataacacTCTTTAATATgttagatatgaaaaatatttaaaatcataatctcaTCATAAAGAATAAGTTGTCACCCAAATCACTCTTAAAAATGATTATCTTCTTATCAACTCAATATTTAACAAATGGTCAATAATGCTCTATTATCAACCCAACCTCCACAATTCaaccatttaatttatttatttatttgtaacgaatggatattttttgtaaataataattatatataatcatttgataaaatatatcttttatcaaatatcatttttagtttttattttctaaattttaaaatgaaacaaCTTTTTAAACacaatgtttaattttattttatataaaataaataaaaatatattaaaattgacctaattaatatttttatgcatatatatatttataaaaattcacgATTTACCCTATGTCATaactctatataaaaatatagattcatCGTTAgatgaaattttgatatataatctCTCGAATATCACAATTGTGCAATCTCacatgaaataaatttaaagtcaCAATCTCGAATATAACATTCGAGATTTTTAagttcttaaaaaataattttaacaaaaaatggATGGTAGGACAAATTTGAAACAAACTAAAAACATATACTTAACCAAACGTGACATGAGAGTTCGGTGGAATTTAACCGTTAATTTTGGTCGAGAAGAAAGCAACGTTGTGTTTGTGGTTCAAAAATGTGGAACGAAGAAGATAGATTTAGTTTCATTCGTGCTCTCCTCCGATTGGATTCCACATTTATCGTCTCTGATGTTGCGCTCTAGGGAGATTTCAACCAGCGGCTTCGCTTCGTTCTGGCCATCGTCTTCTTCATCGTTCGGTTACCACCTTGCGCGAGTCTGCGTAAAGGGTTCTACCGCCATTAAAGTTCCTTGTTGCTCTCTCACGCTTGACTCGCAGGAGGTACAGTCCCAGGCAAATTGCAAGCATGAGCCAGCAGTCATCGGAGCCGGAGAGTATAGGAAGGGGCCGGAGGAGGGCCCGGAGCCGCCGGAAGACGGTGTTGACGGGATTTCGGGAATTCATGTCCCCAGACAGCGGTATATAGCCATCTCTAAGTCGGAGCTCTTGGACGCGATTGTGGATATGTTCGAGTCGCAAGAAGATAAAGATCAGTTTCGTCTTCTGTCCTCGTAAGTTCCTAGGGTTTCAATTCTTAAAATGGATGCTGTTTCGGTAGCATTTGATGGAGTGATTGTTTGCATTGTCTCACATTATCCATGCAAACAGAACTAAAGATCTTGAATTGCCCATCCATCTGGGTCTATTGCGAGTTGGGTCGTATCATACCGGATCTCCGGTCTGTTTCCCTGTTGAAAACCAACCCTACTCCATTTTTCTAGAAATGCTAACCATGTGACATGCTGACAGGGGGCTTCAGATCCCCCTAAGAACCTGCTTCCCTTGCCCACTACAGGGTTAGTTTAGGATCATTCTTTACGAGTTTTGGATAGAATAATCGGATCCTGTGGCTTTTCATTCAGGGGATGCAATATGTGCACCTTTTGGAGTCAAAATTTTGTTGGATTAAGTACCCTTGGAGATCCATAAGTCTCCAGCCTGGCTACTGTGACAGATTGTTCATCAATTGGCTTACATGACTATGGTGGCAACATAGAGAATCTTctgaatattttcatttttcatttaatttcctttaaattcttgctGCGGTTAAAGAGAAATGGAAAttgtatacttttatttcaattcTGTTCCTGATTGAAATACAGTTTACATGTTTTTGTAATTGCAGTTGCTTGGATTCTATTCTGCATGCTGAGCACAAAAGCATCTTAGAGGAAATGCGCTTTGACTATACGCTTACTCAGTCCATGGAAAAGAAGGGAATTAATTGCAACAATTCAGCTTGTTCAGATGGAGAAGAATTAAACAGTGGAAATGAATCTGACTTTGATTTAGGAAATGGTATCAAGATTGGGAGTATGGAAAAAATTagcaaatataaaaatgaacCTCGAATGGATTTGAGATCTCTTTTTGGTTCTTCAaccaaaaaaattgagaatgacTCTCCAAAGGAGTCCAggtttatttcattcttttataagaaaatgattttCATTGTTAAAGCACTAGACTGGTTGATTATTAAGTTCATGATACTTTACACCAATCGTGTACGGTTACTCTGGATTTCCTAGTGGTATATTACTTTTGTTTGGCACATTCTACCGGTCATGAATCTTGGATGAAAATTGTGATATATCAAGCTTTGTGCACAATATTCTATCTGTAAGCCCAAAAAAAGTTATTAAGAGATTGTAGGATATTATCATAAAGTAGGAGTGGGAAAGTGGGATCATAGGGAGAAACAAGATTGCATATAGGACATTTCATATTATTGGTCAATGTAGGCCCTGCATAATTTAGTCTATTGCAGTATTAGATGCATTTGGATAATATAGtgcaaaaaataagataagcaGATCCTTGTTGTCATCCTCTTCAAAACTAATGCATGcgtaatttttttgacaaatttttatGGAAAGTAATGTGTTCTACCtagacatatacatatatccATTTGTTATTAAAGTGGAGACTGGAGAATCGTTCGTTTCCTATAAGAATGGAGGTTTGCACTATGTATTCAATATAAGAACAGTAGAGAGAGTATTATGCATTTTCATTTAGTTTAATTTGGATTGAGGAAGAAAACTTAATTGTTTGCAGTTAGGGAGGATGAAACAAAGTATTCTACATAGCATTGTAAAGAATAGAAGTTTCTCTCtgtctttctctttctatatatatatatatatattggtgtggTAACTGGTAATAAGATAAACGTAGTTCCtttgcaaagaaaaaaaaggctgCATACAACTACAACGTCACAAAGTTGGTAGGTTAAGGGCTGTACCATGAGTAGTACTGATGTTTTGAGGAGTGCTTCACATGCCCTGTTTGGGGCatggaaagagatagagaaagttTGTTCTACTCCGTTGAATCTTTAAGTTTATTGCAAAAGTGTTATCACAAAGAAAATCATTCCCTTTCGAGGCTGTCAGAAAGGGAAGATTCTTTTGAGTCCATACTTTTTCTGAAGAAATTGTTTGTTATTCTTCTTTGATTATTATCAATGCATACTTGTGGTGctgtcttctttctttcttctgcctttttgtaaaatttgttcAAAACCATATCTTAACTGTGAATTGCAGTTTTTGGTGCTTGTTTGTGCCCTCTAACATGGTTCCTTGAGAccaattaaatgaacttggtaATATGCTATTATATTTATATGGCTGTAAAATTTCCTTGTTCTCATTATTCGGGCAGTTCTTTTGTTTCAACTGTTGGTCAGCTTAATGCTTTAGCAGGGTCTATCTGATTGTGCAAAATTCCCTGTAGAGTTGCTGTTGCCACTCGTTTCCAGCGTGCTTTTGTGGAGCTTCTGTACAATGCTCAGTTTGAGGAGCTGTCAGCCAGGGATTTGATGTTGACATCTGCATTGAACAGTGATTCTCTACTCACTTTACCAATATATGTTGACTGGAAGAAAGCGTCAGAATCTAATGCAATAATATTTAGGTGAATTTTGGTTATATTCTACCAATCTGTGCATCTGATGATATATGCTTagacaattttattttctttttctttttcttttttattgaaaagttaaatgattaattatttcTAGCTATAGTGATAGGATCAAGAATTTTGTACCTATTTTGAGAGGAAAAACAAgattagtatttttataatttctttaggacaaatttattttctttcatttctacAGGTTACACATCAAAGAATATGTATCTTGTGTTATTGTTGATAATGATTACATGATTTGATTTTTGTCTCTGTTtatatctctttcttcttggtCTTTTGGCAATTTGGTGCAATAGCAAGGTTATTGAATCAATCTTCCTCCTTGGTTTTTTGTCAATTTGGTGCAATAGTAAGGTTATTGAATCCATGTGCTGCCTTCAACAATCTGCTGCTAACCACCAGCAAAACCCAAAGATCCACATCCAACATTGATTCAACCTCTGTATGTAACCTATAGGCTGCAATCTTGTCAAAGACTCCAAATTTGCAACATTTTCAATCGTTTAAGCCTTAAAAATTTAGTCAATTACTCTTATTACTGCCAGTGCTAAGCCTAGATAAAGGATTTGTGTTAGATAGCTGATATTTCATGGCCCCAGCGCTTGACCCTTGTGTGGCACCACAGCCCCTGGAGGCTGAGGGGTGGAGCTAACAATGCTTCTTGGGTGACAAGCAATATAACATGCAAATAGGCATCTTGATAGCAATATGTACCTGCACACATGAAGCTATATGTCAGCATATCAATAGGATAGTGGAGACCATCCTCGCTGTACAACCTCTTGCACTGGGGAGTGTTGCAATGTGATAGGCAACTAGCGTAACTCGTTGGATCAAACATCATGAATTCTAAACGAATGAGAATAATTGAGGCTTAACCCTCTTTGTGAAAATCAAGGAGTAGTGAAAACTGAGATATGATCAGTTCATTGGCACTCTGATATGGTGTTAAATCTACAGAGGGTTCTCCCCTTTTCATGGATGAATAAAGATGTTAGTGTAGGATCATAGGTTAAGGATTGGATCATGAAACATTTAGAACCTCATTAAGGAAAATCTATGGAAGCGGTGGATGTGATGAATTGATGATTAGGAGAAGAGTTAATATTATGTACATCCAAGAGATGAGATGGGTTGGAGAGTGTTAAAATGTTGATAGAATCTAGATTTACATTTTGGTACGTAGGGAAGGGTTGTTCATGGAATGAAGTAGGGATTATAATGGATAAAACTATAAAGTACGTGGTAGTGGTTGAAGAGAATAGGAGACATGACCATTGGAGCTAAAGTTATTCTAGGAAAAGAGACTATGAatattgttaatacatatgcATTACAAGTTGGGTCAGATGAAGAGATAGTGGCAAAAGTGTAGAAGATGATGAAAGAAGCTGAAAGAACTGTATATTGCTTGCTTGATCTATTCTCGGGTAGTATGGGGTATTTATACACAACATCTAGGTTATCTCCAATATTTTAGGAACatatttgaatgtttagaaGATTAAATACTACAACAATAATTTAACAAACTGCTAAGATATCTTGAATTATGTGTTGTCTTATCTGCTGCCtttatccctttatttttggagttttctAATCTCCAAATCACCTTATCACTTTATTCTTTTATCTCCTATTTTTCAACCATAAGATTAGGAGAGAAATCCAGCTGTTACTCGAATTATCCTTTGAGTAAATTGTGATATTTCCAACAAAAAATTTGGAAGGATTTAGAGGGGTTGGTGCAAGGAGAGCAGAGGGAGAAGACTGTTTACATCAACTGATGGTTTTGTAGGGCTAGAAATGAGAAAAGCACACTTCCTTGGTGGAGGTTTCACACAAAAAAGTTAAGGGTAAGCCTTACTTGTTGGGTAAGGACCTAACACACATGTCACAAACCAAGAACAAGTTTCTTGGGCTGTATGATTCAGGTTGGTTGATGGCACATAACAGGTTGCAGCTACACTAACACAGTCAATAAGGCATCAGAGTGGCGTACCTTGTGATTGGAACATTGCACATCAAGTGACTTTTATGCCTTTCTAAATTTTGTATCTGTTGGAAATGAACCTTTTGAAcctcttttctaatttttctgaGTAGGAAAATCTTTTAGATTTGACATTTGAACACTTTTTgcaaattttctatgaaaaatgagaACTAGAGATTAAGTAGAAAAATGGAAGatggaaaattggaaaatgtGTTCTACAACTACACAAGCCTTACAACTCTTTAAATAATATCCTCTCAAACATAGAGATTAAATACTATTTaaagtcaatcttgaaattaattGAAATCCGCTATAAAAAACTAATCATATAAGCTTGATAATACTAAAAATCCTAGTATCATAAAactaatatttatctaattggTCCTATTTATTTTGACTGCATCATAGTAGTTCTATTGGGAAGGTATTTGTTTGTAATATcaaagaatgagaagaaataatccccaatttcttttctattttatatctttatgCTACTTTACATTTTATCTAATTGTCTAATATATATCTTAAGAATTCATTTCTACTCTTCTCAATgcattcttataaaaaaaaaatagtgattcTCATATCGTGGAAAtaagtacaacaacaacatatccagccattatcccactatgtggggttagctacatgaactctagacttctatgtgggttacatcccaacagatagtttgtctagaattcatatttggatccgactaggttttacgctggttgtcggctacctaacgcaaccctcttCTTTTATCCtggcttgggaccggcagtggataatatcctctggcggagtaatgatgaaatgaagtttgaaCACCATCTTCAcatggagaagtttcatgagatggtggtgaatgaagataattgatataattgtgttccatcacttagttgatatggtgaaaccaacaagtacaatatggaaaagataagatatggaaagcattCCAGACTTTTGTCATTTCTAATgtttttgttaaacttatctagtGACCCTTAGAAAAaaaatcacgtgactttttatctgGGTTTTTTtagatatgcttatctctccCCCTTCCCCACtgaagataagcatatcttgatctttacaaataaaaaaaatgacgcTTGTGTCCTCTAGTGCATTccaaaaatttaacaaacagtttgataaaaatcttggaaaTGTTTCCTAGCCTTATTTTTTaccattttatattttggtcCGAAAAGCattccaaccttatcttgatataaccttatcttactcattttaacaaacactaccttggGAAATAGAAATGTTTTGGCAATTTTGTTCTTCTCATACTTGTTGGTTTCTTCAGTTCATCTATTTCACATATCATAGTATATTGCATAGAATGAGCCAAATACAAGGAAGCCTTTCAAGGaggaattatttttgaaaatgttttcttggtTCATATGTCTAGCATATTATAGAACAGCTTGTATGCAGTGAACAAACAAAACActtttgcaaaaagaaaaaagaaaaaagaaaaaatttggcTTCCTTGCATATATTATTCA from Diospyros lotus cultivar Yz01 chromosome 9, ASM1463336v1, whole genome shotgun sequence encodes the following:
- the LOC127809183 gene encoding UDP-glycosyltransferase 83A1-like yields the protein MGDPNPNPNPPHVLMLAYPAQGHVIPMMELAQTLAKRGLKITFVNSDLAHKRLIDALPDTGDAFPEEIRLVSIPDGLEKREDRNVPGKLSAAISRVMPGKLEQLIREIGDEVTCLIADQSLGWGMEVGKKLGLKCAAFLPAAAAMRVLGLSIPKLIEQGIVKEDGTPVKNEVIQLSPSMPAMKTTDLVWARFGSLEMQKAIFEAMVKNNESGKLADRLICNSTYSLEPGAFAMAPEIIPIGPLLARNRHGDSGGHFWPEDSTCLKWLDRQATQSVIYVAFGSLTTFNQTQFQELALGLELTNRPFLWVVQPDITDRTKDWYPEGFLDRVRTRGKMSGWAPQQKVLSHPSVACFVSHCGWNSVMEGVSNGVPFLCWPYFADQFINQTYVCDVWMVGLGFERDEWGIVRGEEIQHKVEKLLGHTVFRERVLQLKEETMASIAEGGCSNSNFNSFLEWIEA